The following are encoded together in the Mycteria americana isolate JAX WOST 10 ecotype Jacksonville Zoo and Gardens chromosome 2, USCA_MyAme_1.0, whole genome shotgun sequence genome:
- the RMP24 gene encoding UPF0711 protein C18orf21 homolog isoform X1, with protein sequence MVLRPRVPAGPRRNAAHPPLPPAAGPGWRRLPAGRAFSAMGRQRRFLEVAAKGLVGACPGQARFLLWTLRNSGDNECGLERICPYCFQFLVPDSHRVRLKPKMKVTPQIEKILKREAKNHKLNMKQTKLLKKYRESRSVLLVTCNSCNKTTRHYGKSRDFLATKTHNSGTPSIKSSLRTPDVKIQSANKVTPVSCNRLGSKGNSPSSLPRTCVSGQATTSSASKTPRNSKFHFSKLKRMLNLEEKEKSQKTDLKTFLTLL encoded by the exons ATGGTGCTGCGGCCGCGGGTACCCGCCGGGCCTCGGCGAAACGCTGCgcacccccccctgcccccggccgCCGGACCTGGCTGGCGGCGGCTTCCGGCGGGGCGGGCGTTCAGCGCCATGGGGCGGCAGCGGCGGTTCCTGGAGGTGGCGGCGAAGGGGCTGGTGGGCGCCTGCCCGGGCCAGGCGCGGTTCCTTCT GTGGACGCTCCGCAACTCCGGAG ATAATGAATGTGGATTAGAAAGGATATGTCCTTACTGCTTCCAGTTCCTGGTTCCTGATAGCCACCGGGTGCGTCTCAAACCAAAGATGAAAGTGACTCCACAGATAGAGAAAATTCTTAAACGAGAGGCGAAGAACCATAAACTTAATATGAAACagacaaagcttttgaaaaagtacAGGGAGTCAAGAAGTGTTCTG CTGGTTACTTGCAACTCATGCAACAAAACAACAAGACATTATGGTAAAAGCAGGGATTTTCTGGCTACCAAGACACACAATTCTGGCACTCCAAGTATTAAATCTAGCCTGAGGACACCAGATGTGAAAATTCAGTCTGCAAACAAAGTGACACCTGTAAGCTGCAATAGGTTGGGATCTAAAGGGAACAGTCCCTCATCACTTCCCAG aacatGTGTATCCGGACAGGCGACAACCAGCTCTGCTTCCAAGACTCCCCGAAACTCCAAATTTCACTTTTCTAAGCTAAAACGGATGCTTAacctagaagaaaaagagaaaagccagaAGACAGATTTGAAAACCTTCTTGACTTTACTTTAG
- the RMP24 gene encoding UPF0711 protein C18orf21 homolog isoform X2, whose protein sequence is MPGPRPPGDGGSGTHAAHEACANAAPPPRRSPPPPPPAATGRRGAARGETRAALPAASPLAPRQAPRRAPSASPGRAARRNRGPVRARNHGAAAAGTRRASAKRCAPPPAPGRRTWLAAASGGAGVQRHGAAAAVPGGGGEGAGGRLPGPGAVPSFLVPDSHRVRLKPKMKVTPQIEKILKREAKNHKLNMKQTKLLKKYRESRSVLLVTCNSCNKTTRHYGKSRDFLATKTHNSGTPSIKSSLRTPDVKIQSANKVTPVSCNRLGSKGNSPSSLPRTCVSGQATTSSASKTPRNSKFHFSKLKRMLNLEEKEKSQKTDLKTFLTLL, encoded by the exons ATGCCCGGCCCGCGGCCTCCCGGGGACGGCGGCAGCGGCACGCACGCCGCTCACGAAGCCTGCGCCaacgcagccccccccccccgccgcagcccccccccgccccccccggcggCGACGGGCCGGCGCGGAGCGGCCAGAGGTGAAACAAGGGCTGCTCTACCGGCTgcctccccgctcgccccgcggcaagcgccgcgccgcgccccttCCGCCTCACCCGGCCGAGCGGCCCGGAGGAACCGCGGGCCCGTCCGAGCCCGGAACCATGGTGCTGCGGCCGCGGGTACCCGCCGGGCCTCGGCGAAACGCTGCgcacccccccctgcccccggccgCCGGACCTGGCTGGCGGCGGCTTCCGGCGGGGCGGGCGTTCAGCGCCATGGGGCGGCAGCGGCGGTTCCTGGAGGTGGCGGCGAAGGGGCTGGTGGGCGCCTGCCCGGGCCAGGCGCGGTTCCTTCT TTCCTGGTTCCTGATAGCCACCGGGTGCGTCTCAAACCAAAGATGAAAGTGACTCCACAGATAGAGAAAATTCTTAAACGAGAGGCGAAGAACCATAAACTTAATATGAAACagacaaagcttttgaaaaagtacAGGGAGTCAAGAAGTGTTCTG CTGGTTACTTGCAACTCATGCAACAAAACAACAAGACATTATGGTAAAAGCAGGGATTTTCTGGCTACCAAGACACACAATTCTGGCACTCCAAGTATTAAATCTAGCCTGAGGACACCAGATGTGAAAATTCAGTCTGCAAACAAAGTGACACCTGTAAGCTGCAATAGGTTGGGATCTAAAGGGAACAGTCCCTCATCACTTCCCAG aacatGTGTATCCGGACAGGCGACAACCAGCTCTGCTTCCAAGACTCCCCGAAACTCCAAATTTCACTTTTCTAAGCTAAAACGGATGCTTAacctagaagaaaaagagaaaagccagaAGACAGATTTGAAAACCTTCTTGACTTTACTTTAG